The genomic segment GGCGCGGTTGAAGCAGCAGCGTCTACGGGCGGGCAGATCATGCCGCCGATCATGGGTGCGGGTGCCTTCATCATGGCGGAGATTACCGGTATTCCCTATACCGAAATTGCCATTGCGGCGATCATTCCGGCGATTCTGTACTTCGCCTCGGTCTACTTCATGGTCGATTTCGAGGCCAAGAAGCTGGGAATGCGCGGCATGCGAGAAGACGAGCTGCCCAATTTGCGCCTGATGCTGCGCCAGGTATACCTGTTTGTGCCCATCATTATTCTCATCGTGGCGTTGTTCCAGGGCTACTCGGTGATCCGTGCCGGTACTCTGGCCACGATTTCTGCGGCGGTGGTCAGCTGGATTTCCCCCAACAAGATGGGCCTGCGGCAGATTCTGCATGCATTTGAGATAGCGGCCTATATGTCGATTCAGATCATCGTGGTCTGTGCGGCCGCCGGTGTCATTGTGGGTGTGATCTCACTCACCGGCGTTGGCGCCCGGTTCTCGGTGCTGTTGCTGGATGTGGCGGCCCACAGCCATCTGCTGGCCCTGGTGTTTGCCATGTTTATTTCCATTCTGCTGGGCATGGGCATGCCGACCACTGCAGCTTATGCCGTTGCAGCTTCGGTCGTGGCCCCGGGTCTGGTGCAGTTGGGGATTGAACCGCTGACGGCGCACTTCTTTGTATTCTACTTTGCCGTGGTCTCGGCCATCACGCCGCCTGTGGCACTGGCGTCTTATGCGGCGGCGGGTATTTCCGGTGCCAACGCCATGTCCACATCGGTCGCGTCATTCCGGATCGGCATTGCGGCGTTCATCGTGCCCTTCATGTTCTTCTACAACAGTGCGTTGTTGATGGAAGGAGGGTGGTTCGAAATCGGACGCGCGCTGATTACCGCTACCTTTGGCGTGTACCTGCTGTCTGCCGGTGTGCTGGGTTGGTTCGCACGGTCGTCCGCCCCGGTTCTGGTACGGCTGTTACTGGTGGCCGCGGCCCTGCTGACCATCGAGGGTGGTTTGTGGACGGATCTGGCGGGTATCGCGCTGGCGGTAATCGCCATGCTCATCCAGCGCAAGCGTGCGCCGGCTCTGGCCGCAGCCTGATATGGCCAGTACCCGGAGGACAACCTGCCGCTGAGCAGGTTGTCCTGCCGGTCCGGGGGCGCTAGGCTTGGCCGAAGCCCCTCTTTGATGTTTCGGAACTGAATTCCATGCTCCAGCGCTTCAGCGTCGTTGTGATTCTGGTTGTCATCATGCTGCTGTCCTGGCTTCTGGGCGGTTGGTACGGTTATCGCCAGCTGGAGCAGGAGGCCCTGCAAGAGGCTTTCCGGTACCGACAACTGGTTGCGAACGAGCTGAACCGGTATCTGCCGGTTCCTGCTCTTATCGCCGAACACCCCCTGTTAGCCGATGCACTCAAGCAACCGAATGATGCTGTGACCCTGCATCGGGCAAACGAGCAGATGCAAAGAATGGCGACCATTGTCGGCGGCTCAGATATCTACCTGATGGATTTGTCTGGTTTGACGATTGCGGCCAACAATTTCGGCCAGCCGGACACCTTCGTCGGCAATAATTACGCGTTTCGCCCCTACTTTTCTGAAGCCGTGCAAACCGGAGATTCAGTGGCCTATTTCGCACTGGGTATACGGTCCCTGGAGCGTGGTCTGTACTTCACTCATCCGGTGCGCGATCAGCGGGGCAAAATGCTCGGGGTCGTAGCCATCAAGATATTGGTCCATGAGCTGGAGTCGCAGTGGCACCGGCCAGAATCGACCCAGCAGGCGCAAATGGTGGTGCTGGATGGCGACGGCATCAGTTTTCTGTCCAGTCGCAGCCAGTGGTTGTATCGGGACTTTCGGCCAGGTGACAAGGCCGAAAAAACCGCCCGCGTGCGGCAGCGATACCCCGAGCGGGATTTAGAGCCTGTTGACTTCTCTGTCACTGGCAAGCCGTGGGGGCTGGCGGATTATTCCACACGGATTCAGTTACGGGACAGCAACAGTGCTGGCACGTACCTGACCGTCGAGGTGGACCTGCCCAGGCTGGACTGGAGCCTGATGGTACTGACCGAGACACGATCATTGCTCTGGACCCGCGCCGGTTTCCTGGTCAGCGGGCTGGCCTTGTTCCTGGCCGGGTTCCTTACCTGGTTGTATCTCCGCGAACGATACCGGCGGGAACGTGAACTGGCCTTGAGGGGAGAGCAGTTGGAGCGTCGCGTTGCTCAGCGGACAGCCGATCTTAAACGTTCCAATGATCAACTGCTGGAAGAGATACAGGAGCGGGAGAGAGCCCAGACGGAGTTGCGTGAAACCCAGCAAGAGCTCATCCAGGCGGCCAAGCTAGCGGTGCTCGGACAAATGTCGGCGGGTCTGAACCACGAGATCAATCAGCCCCTGACCGCTATCCAGGGTTATGCCCGCAACAGTCGGAAGTTTCTGGAGCGGGGCGCCACCGATATGGTGGATGCCAACCTGGGGGAAATTGTTGCCCTGTGCGACAAGATGGCGGAGCTCATCCGACAGTTTAAGGTGTTCGCGAGAAAATCCGAGGGCCCCCCGTCGGTGGTTGATCTCAGATTGGCGGTGGATGGAGCCCTCAAGATTATTCGTGCCCAGCACAGCAGTAGCGGCATTGCCATCGATTGGCATCGCCCGGAGCAGCCGGTCATGTGCCACGGCGATCTGATCCGGATCGAGCAGGTGATGGTCAATCTGGTGGCGAACGCGGTTCAGGCGGTTGAAGGCCCTGACGAGCCGTTGATCGAGATCATGATTGATGAGAAAGAGGGGAACTGGCGTTGCCGGGTTCGAGACAATGGGCATGGCCTTCCCGGTAACACAGAGAAGGTGTTCGAACCGTTTTTTACCACCCGCTCCGTCAAACAGGGGTTGGGCCTGGGGCTTTCCATTTCCCGTCAGATCGTTGAAGCTCTGGGCGGAAACCTGGTCGGCCACAATCGTGACGATGGTCCGGGGGCCGAGTTCGTTCTCAAATTGAAACAGCGTAGGGCAGAGGAATGACAACCGCTTCAGTCATTTTTGTCGATGACGACCCGGATATCCGGCCACTGATGGAACAGACCCTGGAGCTGGAGGATATCCCGGTGGCCTGTTTTGCGGATGGTGCGTCAGCCTTGCAGGAGGTTCATCCGGATTTCGAAGGCATCGTCCTGTGTGATTACAACATGCCGGGCATGGACGGCCTGGGTGTGTTGCAGCGCATCCGGCAGATTGATGAAGATATTCCGGTCATACTGCTGACTGGTCAGGGCGATATCAGCACGGCGGTATCGGCCATGCAGCAGGGTGCCTACGATTTCATCGAGAAACCGTTTGATCACGAGGAG from the Marinobacter sp. LQ44 genome contains:
- a CDS encoding sensor histidine kinase — translated: MLQRFSVVVILVVIMLLSWLLGGWYGYRQLEQEALQEAFRYRQLVANELNRYLPVPALIAEHPLLADALKQPNDAVTLHRANEQMQRMATIVGGSDIYLMDLSGLTIAANNFGQPDTFVGNNYAFRPYFSEAVQTGDSVAYFALGIRSLERGLYFTHPVRDQRGKMLGVVAIKILVHELESQWHRPESTQQAQMVVLDGDGISFLSSRSQWLYRDFRPGDKAEKTARVRQRYPERDLEPVDFSVTGKPWGLADYSTRIQLRDSNSAGTYLTVEVDLPRLDWSLMVLTETRSLLWTRAGFLVSGLALFLAGFLTWLYLRERYRRERELALRGEQLERRVAQRTADLKRSNDQLLEEIQERERAQTELRETQQELIQAAKLAVLGQMSAGLNHEINQPLTAIQGYARNSRKFLERGATDMVDANLGEIVALCDKMAELIRQFKVFARKSEGPPSVVDLRLAVDGALKIIRAQHSSSGIAIDWHRPEQPVMCHGDLIRIEQVMVNLVANAVQAVEGPDEPLIEIMIDEKEGNWRCRVRDNGHGLPGNTEKVFEPFFTTRSVKQGLGLGLSISRQIVEALGGNLVGHNRDDGPGAEFVLKLKQRRAEE